In a genomic window of Urocitellus parryii isolate mUroPar1 chromosome 11, mUroPar1.hap1, whole genome shotgun sequence:
- the LOC144249163 gene encoding PRAME family member 5-like produces the protein MSIQSPPTLLELAGRSLLSNQSRANLDLEDLPIELFPPLFVEAFSRGHTEVLKKMVQAWPFTCLPLGALMRQPQPEMLRVALDGLDMLLAQRWKLQVLDLRRAPRNFWRTWSGSVVDACSPEGIKKNQTLKLGPATAAKPLKIFIDLCLTEGPLNEFLTLLFLWVTQRRDRLHLCCKKLKIFGEPTNQTRKFLRLLQLDSVQKVEVNCTWVPSTLVACAPFLGQMRNLRKLLVSKFCVPAHTSPEEQKRLLAKLTSQFRRMDCLRKFCVDAVLLLEGHLEQVLGHLKTPLETLSISNCPLSDSDWNYLSRCPNTSQLRRLDLRGIKLTNFSLEPLKILLESVAATLKSLDLEDCEITDSQLQAILPALSRCSQLRALCFFQNRISMSVLRDLLCHTATLSKLCIELYPAPLESYDTQGTQDFQSSDDQRMRKDEVAVGKRVAQPVLPGPRPRSPK, from the exons ATGAGCATCCAGTCCCCACCCACGCTACTGGAGCTGGCAGGGCGCAGCCTGCTGAGCAACCAGTCCAGGGCCAACCTGGATCTGGAGGACCTGCCcatagagctcttcccaccactctttgtggaggccttcagcaggggacacactgaggtcctgaagaaaatggtgcaggcctggcccttcacctgcctgcccctgggggcccTGATGAGGCAGCCACAGCCTGAGATGCTCCGAGTGGCACTGGATGGGCTGGACatgctgcttgccca gaggtggaaactgcaggtgctggatTTGCGGAGGGCTCCACGGAACTTCTGGAGGACGTGGTCTGGATCCGTGGTGGATGCCTGCTCACCAGAGGGCATTAAGAAGAATCAAACATTGAAACTTGGTCCAGCAACAGCAGCTAAGCCCttgaagatattcatagactTGTGCCTCACAGAAGGGCCCCTGAATGAATTCCTGACTCTCTTGTTCCTGTGGGTcacacagagaagggacaggctgcACCTCTGTTGCAAGAAGCTGAAGATCTTTGGGGAACCCACCAACCAAACCAGGAAATTCCTGAGACTCCTAcagctggactctgtccagaaggtggaagtgAACTGCACCTGGGTGCCCTCCACCTTGGTTGCTTGTGCTCCTTTCTTgggccagatgaggaacctgaggaagctgcttgtctccAAGTTCTGCGTGCCTGCCCACACCTCCCCAGAGGAGCAGAAGCGGCTGCTCGCCAAACTCACCTCACAGTTCCGCAGGATGGACTGCCTGAGGAAGTTCTGTGTGGATGCTGTCCTCCTCCtcgagggccacctggagcaggtgCTGGG GCACCTGAAGACACCTCTGGAGACCCTCTCAATATCCAACTGTCCACTCTCAGATTCGGACTGGAATTATCTTTCCCGATGCCCAAATACCAGCCAGCTCAGACGGCTGGATCTAAGGGGCATCAAACTGACCAATTTTAGTCTGGAGCCCCTCAAAATTCTGCTGGAATCTGTTGCAGCCACCCTGAAGAGCCTGGACTTGGAAGACTGTGAGATCACAGACTCCCAGCTCCAAGCCatcctgcctgccctgagccgctgctcccagctcagggccttgtgcttttTCCAGAATCGCATCTCCATGTCGGTACTCAGGGATCTGCTCTGTCACACTGCCACGCTGAGCAAGTTGTGCATAGAGCTATACCCTGCCCCTCTGGAAAGCTATGATACCCAGG GGACACAAGATTTTCAATCATCAGATGATCAGAGGATGAGGAAGGATGAGGTGGCTGTGGGCAAAAGGGTGGCCCAGCCTGTGCTGCCTGGTCCTAGACCAAGATCCCCTAAATGA